A window of the Gossypium hirsutum isolate 1008001.06 chromosome A05, Gossypium_hirsutum_v2.1, whole genome shotgun sequence genome harbors these coding sequences:
- the LOC107959987 gene encoding uncharacterized protein, whose amino-acid sequence MGKAEKEQLNRALTAHLNTIHETLQVLDQSPPSNSMEKVTWSQVIQIGEQVSKQATIAGMLWNGESPQAKEVAENVNSYFNVLQGFLLLSHGSTVGAGPTLSSSIHESVKHVVDCSFRLMKEDVSLYGSHNKEKKLSMPQIVGAVWEACSALKKVPPTNVTAIGRAMTQVAVSMKDVLREINELKPASSNPGDETCDNTPSKTESKPENDDMSDDDLGSDLSPEEMKVAQLAHGVVSETLVVIKELIRTITGMLKLETPNDNGKFVGSLEKLLKICQGVGAEIDEIGACLYPPQEIDEIKLALEKMSSRINEIQQEVESFPTSSEPFVEACSGLRTVLKQMEAQLNCLSATELTTKMQNVAVIN is encoded by the exons ATGGGAAAAGCAGAGAAAGAACAGCTGAATCGGGCTCTCACTGCCCACCTCAATACTATCCATGAAACTTTGCag GTGTTGGATCAAAGTCCCCCTTCTAATTCTATGGAGAAAGTTACCTGGTCTCAGGTTATCCAGATTGGTGAACAAGTTTCCAAGCAAGCTACTATTG CTGGAATGCTTTGGAATGGGGAATCACCTCAAGCTAAAGAAGTTGCGGAGAACGTGAATTCATATTTCAATGTGTTGCAGGGCTTCCTTTTGCTTTCCCATGGAAGTACTGTTGGTGCTGGCCCAACTCTCTCCTCAAGTATCCATGAATCCGTGAAGCACGTTGTTGATTGCAGTTTTAGGTTAATGAAGGAAGATGTCTCGTTATATG GATCTCACAATAAGGAGAAAAAACTATCGATGCCTCAGATTGTTGGAGCAGTATGGGAGGCATGTTCTGCTCTTAAGAAGGTCCCTCCCACAAATGTAACAGCGATCGGGCGAGCAATGACGCAAGTAGCAGTTTCCATGAAGGATGTACTTCGTGAGATAAATGAGCTCAAGCCTGCTTCCTCCAACCCTGGGGATGAAACCTGTGATAACACTCCTAGCAAAACAGAAAGCAAGCCTGAAAATGATGACATGAGTGATGATGATCTAGGCAGCGACTTGTCACCTGAAGAAATGAAAGTAGCTCAACTAGCTCATGGGGTTGTGTCTGAGACACTTGTGGTTATAAAGGAACTTATCCGCACAATCACCGGTATGCTTAAACTTGAAACCCCAAATGACAATGGTAAATTTGTGGGTTCTTTGGAGAAATTATTGAAGATATGTCAAGGTGTCGGAGCAGAGATAGATGAGATTGGAGCCTGTCTTTACCCCCCTCAAGAGATTGACGAAATAAAACTGGCCTTGGAGAAAATGTCAAGTAGGATCAATGAAATACAGCAAGAGGTTGAAAGTTTTCCAACATCTTCGGAACCCTTTGTTGAGGCTTGCAGTGGATTGAGAACTGTGTTAAAACAAATGGAAGCTCAACTCAATTGCTTGAGCGCAACAGAGTTAACAACTAAAATGCAGAACGTTGCTGTCATCAATTAG